The DNA segment GTTCTTATAGCATACAATTATGAACCAGATATGCTCTGAAAATTTATgaacttcagtattttaaattatatagcAGAACAATGAGAACAAGTGGTAATAGTTTTGACTTGACAACAAACTTAAAGTAAACCATTTCATATAGATGCTAAATATGTGCTGCAAGTAATTTCTAGGTTATTTTCTTAGACACTTCCacttctgaaaggagaaaaatgtctgAGAAACTTCTGTGTTTCATCTATTACAAATGCATAGCCAAAAGAGGCCATATTGTTTCACCAATTTTGAAATTCCCCCctgaattctttttaaaattaatagtaTAATGAGCTCTGATGTCCCATATCTATCTAAGTGAAAACATATGGCTGATTTATgaaaaggaaggcaaagcaCATCTTTTGTTTTAGCATCCAGCCAGAACTCAGAACAGGGAGCCCTTTAAAACAATCATTGAGCTAGCTCATGCCGAgatgtaaaattaaaagctacAGAAGTACTTCCTCACTTAGAGCAAATTTGTTGCACTGACATTATTACAATAAATACCATATAAATCAGTACAACTGGACATCATTTTGAAGAGTATTCTGATGATATGAAAATGGCGTAACAGGACATGggcttcctttttctttttttcattttaaaaagaattaaagaggggaaaaaatatcttgacAACAGACTGTAACACGCAGTATGACTGAATTCAATCACAATTTCAAGGGAGGTATGTTGTTTCACTCTACTTTTAATTAGCAAACCTAATGTAAAATCATGGCAAACATGGCAAAGTCTGGTTAACATAACAAAAAGACCCTGAGCAACATTAGAAATCTGTCAGAACActgattattttgcttttggaaatctTCCTTAAACCACTCGATTCCTTTTGGTCACTGGGGTTTTACGGCTACAAAAAGATAAGTGCATCCTGTGGTTTTTATATGAACCCATTGCACACCATATAATGAATACATCTAAACCAAAGACAGCATCACAAGAATGCCTGGAAATGAACAGGTTAAGGAGCATCCTCCTAGCTGCCAATCAGACATCACTGGGTGATCTTGCTCTCTGAGACAGGTTAGAAGGAATACAGCCACAACAGACGAGCCAAAGTGCCTTCTGTATCTCCTGGTTTCTAAAAGCATATATTACAGGATTGATGATGGAATTGTAGGTAGCTGGCAGGAGGGTGGCATAGGTGTATATAGAAGGATAGGTGTAATCTGCTATTAAAGAATAGAGCGTAAAAGGCATCCAACACGCAGCAAAAGTCCCCAAAATAATGGCCAAAGTAGACACTCCTTTTCGGGTGGTCACATAGTGGGAAGTGGCCAGGAAATGGTGTTGCAAGGCAATTTGATGAGCATGGCGCATCACGATTTTACAGATTTGGATGTAGAGCTGCAGCATGAGGGCGAACATTAGCAAGAAAGAGACCGAAAGGACAGCTGCATTATTTTTAGTGAGTGGTCTGATAACACTGCAGGTGGATTCATCTCTGAGGCAGTTCCAGCCCATTATAGGCAGCAGTCCAATACAGATAGATGCTCCCCAGAGCAATATAAGCATGACATAGGTAAAAGTGACAGTCCTCTCTGAATTGTAAGTCAAAGCATAATACAGGGAGAGGTAACGATCAACAGTAATAGCCAGCAAGCTGCTGACAGATGCTGAGAAAGAAGCAACAATCAGTCCAATCGTAACCAGTTTCGTAGCTTCTGACTGCAGAAGGTATGC comes from the Cuculus canorus isolate bCucCan1 chromosome 1, bCucCan1.pri, whole genome shotgun sequence genome and includes:
- the GPR12 gene encoding G-protein coupled receptor 12 produces the protein MNEDRKVNLSWLPQDHVEASFTENASAAGSSLVPVIDPEPELLVNPWDIVLCTSGTLISCENAVVVLIIFHNPSLRAPMFLLIGSLALADLLAGIGLIINFVFAYLLQSEATKLVTIGLIVASFSASVSSLLAITVDRYLSLYYALTYNSERTVTFTYVMLILLWGASICIGLLPIMGWNCLRDESTCSVIRPLTKNNAAVLSVSFLLMFALMLQLYIQICKIVMRHAHQIALQHHFLATSHYVTTRKGVSTLAIILGTFAACWMPFTLYSLIADYTYPSIYTYATLLPATYNSIINPVIYAFRNQEIQKALWLVCCGCIPSNLSQRARSPSDV